The DNA region GTGTCACAGCGCTGCGTCCTCCGCCAGTGTCACAGCGCTGCGCCCTGCGCCAGTGTCACAGCGCTGCGCCCTGCGCCAGTGTCACAGCGCTGCGCCCTGCGCCAGTGTCACAGCGCTGCGCCCTGCGCCAGTGTCACAGCGCTGCGTCCTGCGCCAGTGTCACAGCGCTGCGTCCTGCGCCAGTGTCACAGCGCTGCGTCCTCCGCCAGTGTCACAGCGCTGCGTCCTCCGCCAGTGTCACAGCGCTGCGTCCTCCGCCAGTGTCACAGCGCTGCGCCCTGCGCCAGTGTCACAGCGCTGCGCCCTGCGCCAGTGTCACAGCGCTGCGCCCTGCGCCAGTGTCACAGCGCTGCGTCCTGCGCCAGTGTCACAGCGCTGCGTCCTGCGCCAGTGTCACAGCGCTGCGCCCTGCGCCAGTGTCACAGCGCTGCGTCCTGCGCCAGTGTCACAGCGCTGCGTCCTGCGCCAGTGTCACAGCGCTGCGTCCTGCGCCAGTGTCACAGCGCTGCGTCCTGCGCCAGTGTCACAGCGCTGCGCCCTGCGCCAGTGTCACAGCGCTGCGTCCTGCGCCAGTGTCACAGCGCTGCGCCCTGCGCCAGTGTCACAGCGCTGCGCCCTGCGCCAGTGTCACAGCGCTGCGTCCTCCGCCAGTGTCACAGCGCTGCGCCCTGCGCCAGTGTCACAGCGCTGCGTCCTGCGCCAGTGTCACAGCGCTGAGTGTTGTGTGCTCTGTTACAGGTGGGTGAAGTGAGTTTTAATCCATACACCTTCCTGGATGTGATGGTGAGCAGAGTGGATATGATTCAGATTAAAGGCGCCCAGATGTGCCATCGGAACCTGTCCGCAGTCTGCGAGGCTGCTGAGGGCAACAGCAACATCGAGAGGGAGCTGCTGTTATCAGCCAATCCCACTGTGGAGAGAGCAGGAAACATCAGGACCAGTATCCCACAGAGCGGATCGCACACCCCTGAGCCACACAACAGGGACAACAAGGCAGTGGAGCCTGAGAGAGGAGCCCGGATGTATAAGGGCGCCTCTGGCCCTCCATCCTGCCTCTCCCCAGGCATTCAACTCCGTGGCAGTGTGGGGACTCCCTGCAACTCACTGGGCCCCCTGACTGGGGACATCCCACATGGTGGAGCACCTTGTGTGGAAGAGAGCGCTCAggtcacagagagatctggggtcAGAAGCACCAATCTGGGCTCAAATTTCCCTCGCAGCCCTGTTGCCCCTCCCGATGAATCATACATCACCATGTCCAATCTATATAAGATACAGTAGGGGGAGAGCCCAGACTGAGGCCCACACCCTGGAGGCCCAGACCAGAAGCCCACCCTGCCCAGGGCCAGACACGAGCCCCACACCCCAGGTTGATCCTTTGTTGGCCCACAGTTCCACATTCACTGGGTCCACACTTCACACACTGAAACTGCAGGTCCGAACACatatgcactgtcagagggtcagtactgagggagtgctgcactgtcagagggtcagtattgagggagtgccgcactgtcagagggtcagtgctgagggagtgccgcactgtcagagggtcagtactgagggagtgccgcactgtcagagggtcagtgctgagggagtgccgcactgtcagagggtcagtactgaaggagtgccgcactgtcagagggtcagtactgagggagtgctgcactgtcagagggtcagtgctgagggagtgccgcactgtcagagggtcagtactgagggagtgccgcactgtcagagggtcagtactgaggcagtgctgcactgtcagagggtcagtactgagggagtgctgcactgtcagagggtcagtattgagggagtgccgcactgtcagagggtcagtgctgagggagtgccgcactgtcagagggtcagtactgagggagtgccgcactgtcagagggtcagtgctgagggagtgccgcactgtcagagggtcagtactgaaggagtgccgcactgtcagagggtcagtactgagggagtgctgcactgtcagagggtcagtgctgagggagtgccgcactgtcagagggtcagtactgagggagtgccgcactgtcagagggtcagtactgaggcagtgctgcactgtcagagggtcagtagtgagagagtgccacactgtcagagggtcagtgctgagggagtgctgcactgtcagagggtcaggactgagggagtgctgcactgtcagagggtcaggactgagggagtgccgcactgtcagagggtcagtactgaggcagtgctgcactgtcagagggtcagtactgcactgtcagagggtcagtactgagggagtgccgcactgtcagagggtcagtactgagggagtgccgcactgtcagagggtcagtactgagggagtgccgcactgtcagaggggccacctttcagatgagacattaagctgAGAGTCTGTCTTTTCTCTGATATCCATGTTCCTACACACAcctgtgagagagcagttaaaTCTTTCCCAGTATCCAGGTCATATATTAACTGGACAAGGTTACATTACTGTTTGTATGCTGATTGATTGCCCCGTTTTATCAATTCGAACACTAATCGTTATTACTGACCCACTGGCTCTGCACAGTTACATTTACAATCACAATCGCTGCTGATGATTCAGGAACAGCTCCAGCTATGCTCTGAGCTGGAGTTTCTGTGTCTCCAATTGCTGATATTTCCATTCTCGTTACCTCAGGCCCACTCCTTGAGCCTATCACCCATTCCCACTCTGCTCCTCTCATTTCCCCAGCTCCCAGTCCATTCAGTATCCAATTTCTCACCTCCCGGTGGATTGCTTGTGAAAGAGAAGCAAGCTGAAGGTGTGGAGTGGAGACACTGGTCACGGGAAGGAGGCAGAGTGAGGTTTAGAGCAAGGTGCAGCCACATCCGGCACCCAGCGAGGTTAAACTGCTTACAGCCTCACTCTATACCaaagatgtcaatgggaattggacAGTAGACATTCCCTCTGCTGCTAGCCAGTCTGCAACATGCAGTGAGATTGGCTGCACACAGGAGCCCATTCACACTCACCGACACTCTGATAGCCCAGAGTTCACACTCACCGACACTCTGATAGCCCAGAGTTCACACTCACCGACACTCTGATAGCCCAGAGTTCACACTCACCGACACTTTGATAGCCAGAGTTCTGAATCCATTCTGATTTCACACGGAGGACGCTTGCTGTGTCAGACTCCTGCTCTGTGAACAGGCAGTGATTTGGGATATACAATCCCTCCCTGCACTGGAACTCCTGCTCACGTTCTAACTGCTGCATCATTGACTGGTTGACTTCTGCTGCCCATTCCCAGGGTCTGGGAGGATGTTATTAACTCATTAATTACTGATCTGCGGTGTAACTGTTAGGATGTGAGTGATGTTGGGATATTCTGTCTGATTCTGTCGCATTGCCAATCAGCTTCAATCATTGAGTTGAATTTAACTGATGAACAAATTAAAGAAGTTTATTTCAAACTCGGGGTTTGCTGTCACAATTACTGTGTTACTCACGGAGCTCACAGATTGTTCTGAAAACCGGGAATCTGCTCTCACGAAGGTGTTGATCAGCCTCCAGATATTCTGCAACATCTCATTACCCTCATCACccaccccctcatcaccccctcacccaccccctcacccaacccttcatcaccccctcaccaaccccctcacccaccccctcatcacccaccccctcacccacccgctcACCCAACCCTTcatcaccccctcaccaccccctcacccacccttcacccacccactcatcaccccctcactcacccaacccTTCATCACCCCCTCACCCAACCCTTCATCACCCCCTCACCCAACCCTTCATCACCCCCTCACCCAACCCTTCACCCAACCccttcacccaccccctcacccaaccccaaccccttcacccaccccctcacccaacccCTTCACCCAACCccttcacccaccccctcacccaaccccaaccccttcacccaccccctcacccaaccccaaccccttcacccaccccctcacccaaccccaaccccttcacccaccccctcatcaccccctcacccaacccttcatcaccccctcacccaccccctcatcaccccctcacccaccccctcatcaccccctcacccaccccctcatcaccccctcacccaccccctcatccaGCCCCACATCACCCCCTCATCCAGCCccacatcaccccctccccctccccctccagttcTCGGTCCTCCCAGTTTCTCTCTGGTCCTCCCAGGGATTCTCTTGCTGCTCTCGGCTCTTTGGCGGTTGCTGGGCCACGGCTCCGCGCGGAGACTCCAACCGGCGGCGGCGGGACCCGGATGTGACGGTGAGCGGGAGCCGCGGCCCCGAGAAactccccccaaaacccccccaaaTACCCGGGAACCCCCCCCGAAATACCCGGGAACCCCCCCCCAAATACCcgggaaccccccccccgaaATACCCGGGAACCCCCCCCCGAAATACCCGGGAACCCCCCCCCGAAATACCCGGGAACCCCCCCCCGAAATACCCGGGAACCCCCCCCGAAATACCCGGGAAATCCCCCCCGAAATACCcgggaaccccccccccaaatacccGGGAACCCCCCCCGAAATACCCGGGAAATCCCCGAGAaatccctgacccccccccccccccccccgtgttgcTCTGAGCAGCCACTGTTGGGGAGCaatgtaacccagtgagagagggggagaggcggaggttggagggattagtgggtaaatatgtagggatatgggggtagggcctgggtgggattgtggtcggtacagactcgatgggccgaatggcctctttctgcactgtagggtttctgtgattcgatGAGAGGCGGGCAGCACTGAGCCTTGCACAACCCCACCACAAACCACCCTGAGCAACACCCAATATcacaaccctccctccctccactctcgCTGAATTAATCTACTCACCGCACTGTCACGAAATCAATCTTTTATTCAATTAGCTGCTTCCCTTTCTGCGTTTgcattttgctcacaagtctattttatcaaatgccttttgaaaatccacctCTGCCTTCATCAATCTGCTGCGTTACCTCCTGAAACACTCCAACAAGTTTGTTGAACCCAATTTTCCTTTAATGAATTCATGCCGcctttccttaattatcctgcacttagaacatagaacattacagcgcagtacaggcccttcggccctcgatgttgcgccgacctgtgaaaccaatctaaagcccatctaacctacactattccaatatcatccatatgtttatccaataaccatttaaatgcccttaatgttggcgagtccactactgctgcaggcagggcattccacgcccttactactctctgagtgaagaacctacctctgacatctgtcctatatctctcacccctcaatttaatgctatgtccccttgtgctggccatcaccatccgaggaaaaaggctctcactatccaccctatctaatcctctgatcatcttgtatgcctctattaagtcacctcttaaccttcttctctctaaagaaaacaacctcaagtccctcagcctttcctcatgagaccttcccaccataccaggcaacatcctggtaaatctcctctggaccctttccaatgcttccacatccttcctataatgcggcgaccagaactgtacgcaataccccaagtgcggccgcaccagagttttgtacagctgcaacatgacctcatggctctgaaactcaatccctctaccaataaaagctaacacaccgtacgccttcttaacaaccctatcaacctgggtgccaactttcagggatctatacacatggacaccgagatctctctgctcatccacactaccaagtatcttaccattagcccagtactctgtattcctgttactccttccaaagtgaatcacctcacacttatccgcattaaactccattt from Mustelus asterias unplaced genomic scaffold, sMusAst1.hap1.1 HAP1_SCAFFOLD_1572, whole genome shotgun sequence includes:
- the il7r gene encoding interleukin-7 receptor subunit alpha, which encodes MDAEEIELLWAIPSVRFQELTKNLLHQISYRSPESEWQLLNVTVCSVRLLMKHLIPNSKYMVRIRSIPGHNYFRGIWSDWSQTVNFKTPSSASTLSTGVKVTISLLILLFFFLFGLSALLWENRIKPHIWPKVPNPKCALERIYMKHGKVGEVSFNPYTFLDVMVSRVDMIQIKGAQMCHRNLSAVCEAAEGNSNIERELLLSANPTVERAGNIRTSIPQSGSHTPEPHNRDNKAVEPERGARMYKGASGPPSCLSPGIQLRGSVGTPCNSLGPLTGDIPHGGAPCVEESAQVTERSGVRSTNLGSNFPRSPVAPPDESYITMSNLYKIQ